The Carnobacterium sp. 17-4 genome has a window encoding:
- a CDS encoding sodium ion-translocating decarboxylase subunit beta, with the protein MSTFFSGMLSISIGQIIMMAIGACLMYLGIKKKFEPTLLVPMGIGTLLVNFPQSGLITQLVNNQEQEGILDVLFDFGIATELFPLLIFIGIGAMIDFGPLLQKPILLLFGASAQFGIFFTILVAVIFGFDILEAASIGIIGAADGPTSIFVALQLAPQLLGPITVAAYSYMALVPIIQPLAIKAVTTKKERLIRMHYTSSSISKTVRILFPIIVIIVSGFIAPVSLPLVGFLMFGNLLRECGVLDRLSHTAQNELVNIVSILLGLTISVKMTAELFLTVDSLLIIGFGLIAFIMDTVAGVLFAKFINLFRKEKINPMIGAAGISAFPMSARVIQKMAQEEDKENFVLMHAAGANVSGQIASVIAGGLLLGYFS; encoded by the coding sequence TTGAGCACATTTTTTTCTGGCATGCTATCCATTTCAATTGGACAAATCATTATGATGGCCATTGGGGCATGCTTAATGTACCTAGGCATTAAGAAAAAATTTGAACCGACTTTGCTAGTTCCTATGGGAATTGGAACACTGTTGGTTAATTTTCCACAATCTGGCTTAATTACTCAACTAGTAAATAATCAAGAACAAGAGGGCATCCTCGATGTTTTGTTTGATTTTGGTATTGCGACAGAATTATTCCCACTGTTGATTTTTATTGGGATTGGAGCAATGATCGATTTTGGACCATTGCTGCAAAAACCGATTTTATTGCTATTTGGAGCTTCTGCTCAATTTGGGATCTTCTTTACTATCTTAGTTGCGGTTATTTTTGGTTTTGATATTTTAGAAGCTGCTTCGATTGGTATTATCGGTGCGGCAGATGGACCTACCTCTATTTTTGTAGCATTGCAGTTAGCCCCACAGTTATTAGGCCCTATTACCGTAGCCGCTTATTCCTATATGGCTTTGGTACCCATTATCCAACCATTAGCGATTAAGGCTGTAACGACAAAGAAAGAACGATTGATAAGGATGCATTATACCTCATCATCTATCTCAAAAACAGTTCGTATTCTCTTTCCTATCATTGTTATCATTGTGTCCGGATTTATAGCGCCAGTTTCTTTACCGTTAGTTGGGTTTTTAATGTTTGGTAACTTGCTAAGAGAGTGTGGGGTTTTAGATCGATTAAGCCATACTGCTCAAAATGAGTTAGTAAACATTGTTAGTATCTTACTAGGTTTAACCATTTCAGTTAAAATGACGGCAGAATTATTTTTAACTGTAGATTCGTTATTAATCATTGGATTTGGATTGATTGCATTTATTATGGATACCGTTGCTGGGGTACTATTTGCCAAATTTATTAATCTATTTCGTAAAGAAAAAATTAATCCTATGATTGGTGCGGCTGGTATTTCTGCATTTCCAATGTCTGCTCGAGTTATCCAAAAAATGGCTCAAGAAGAAGATAAAGAAAATTTTGTCTTGATGCATGCGGCAGGAGCAAATGTTTCAGGACAGATTGCTTCAGTAATTGCTGGTGGTCTATTACTAGGGTACTTTTCATAA
- a CDS encoding oxaloacetate decarboxylase, which produces MESFSYLDVVVIAVVGFLVLFVLLIGWQLFRQLIQLRSKQHRVTHQTETFVQTNQNFPALNKDEDEETKIIAVLMALILANEDQQDKSYQVTKIERIR; this is translated from the coding sequence ATGGAAAGTTTTTCTTATTTAGATGTGGTGGTGATTGCTGTTGTTGGATTTTTAGTCCTATTTGTACTGCTTATTGGGTGGCAATTGTTTCGTCAGCTGATTCAATTGCGATCAAAACAACATAGAGTCACTCATCAAACAGAGACATTTGTCCAAACAAACCAAAATTTTCCAGCACTTAATAAGGATGAAGATGAAGAAACAAAAATAATTGCAGTTTTAATGGCATTGATTTTAGCCAATGAAGATCAACAAGATAAGAGCTATCAAGTAACAAAAATTGAGCGAATTCGATAA
- a CDS encoding oxaloacetate decarboxylase subunit alpha: MKERTIEITETVLRDAHQSLMATRMSTQEMLPIIEKMDQVGYYSLECWGGATFDAAIRFLNEDPWERLRAIKKRAPHTKLQMLLRGQNLLGYRHYADDIVEKFVEKASENGIDIFRIFDALNDSRNLEASLKAVKKYGKHAQLTICYTISEVHTIEYYTQLAQELEKMGADSICIKDMAGILTPHVAKELVHALKNVLTVPLSLHTHATSGVSQMTYLMAVEAGVDMIDTAISPFSEGTSQPPTESMAIALNEGFAATKLNLQLLEEIADYFKPIRDKYLANQQLDPKMMAVDPKALLYQVPGGMLSNLYSQLKQANATEKYEAVLKEVPQVRKDLGYPPLVTPMSQMVGTQAVFNVLAGERYKMVPNEIKEYLHGSYGRPPMPISDDFRKQIIHNEPVITDRPADHLQPEFERLKKEIGNSARTDEDVLTYALFPQVGKEFLIKKYSTQEVDQKQETKAKEQTIRISAYL; encoded by the coding sequence ATGAAAGAACGTACGATTGAAATTACGGAAACCGTTTTGAGAGATGCCCATCAAAGTTTGATGGCTACAAGAATGTCAACGCAAGAAATGTTGCCTATTATTGAAAAAATGGACCAGGTTGGATACTATTCACTGGAATGCTGGGGAGGAGCTACTTTCGATGCTGCGATTCGTTTTCTAAATGAAGATCCGTGGGAAAGGTTAAGAGCCATAAAAAAAAGAGCACCACATACAAAATTACAAATGCTATTGAGGGGCCAGAATCTACTGGGCTATCGGCATTATGCAGATGATATTGTAGAAAAATTTGTTGAAAAAGCTAGTGAAAATGGCATAGATATTTTTAGAATTTTTGATGCCTTAAATGATTCTAGAAATTTGGAAGCTTCTTTAAAAGCCGTGAAAAAATATGGAAAACATGCTCAATTGACCATTTGTTATACCATAAGTGAAGTACACACAATAGAGTATTACACTCAGCTAGCTCAAGAATTGGAAAAAATGGGCGCAGATTCGATTTGTATAAAAGACATGGCGGGTATATTAACACCACATGTGGCAAAGGAACTTGTGCACGCGCTGAAAAACGTTCTTACTGTACCGCTTAGTTTGCACACTCATGCTACGAGCGGTGTTTCGCAAATGACGTATTTAATGGCTGTTGAAGCTGGTGTGGATATGATAGACACCGCTATTTCACCTTTTTCAGAGGGAACTAGTCAACCACCTACTGAATCAATGGCTATTGCATTAAATGAAGGATTTGCAGCAACAAAATTAAATCTCCAACTGTTGGAGGAAATTGCTGATTATTTTAAGCCTATTCGAGATAAGTATTTAGCTAATCAGCAATTGGATCCAAAAATGATGGCTGTAGACCCGAAAGCACTGTTGTATCAAGTTCCAGGAGGTATGTTATCCAATCTGTATTCACAATTAAAACAAGCCAATGCGACTGAAAAATATGAAGCTGTCTTGAAGGAAGTCCCACAAGTTCGCAAAGATTTAGGATATCCACCACTGGTAACTCCTATGAGTCAAATGGTGGGTACCCAAGCGGTTTTTAACGTCCTAGCGGGAGAGCGTTACAAGATGGTTCCAAATGAAATCAAAGAGTATTTACATGGTTCATATGGACGTCCGCCAATGCCAATCAGCGACGATTTCAGAAAACAGATTATCCATAATGAACCCGTTATTACGGATCGACCAGCTGATCATCTTCAACCAGAGTTTGAACGTTTGAAAAAAGAGATAGGAAATAGTGCAAGAACGGATGAAGATGTATTAACGTATGCATTATTTCCACAAGTTGGAAAAGAATTTCTAATCAAAAAATACTCGACTCAAGAAGTTGATCAAAAACAAGAGACAAAAGCTAAGGAACAAACAATCAGAATATCGGCCTATCTATAA
- a CDS encoding aminotransferase translates to MKQSAEELTKYYNHLKIIYNKYVEQPLNLNIKRGIPSKEQLQLSEPMLDVFSSSSDFMSQGNVDIRNYGELTGIYEAKKLFSELLETDFDEILIGGNSSLSLMHLAIVSNLFSRNKGHLSNETIKFLCPSPGYDRHFAMTENLGIEMISIELKEDGPDMDEVERLVENDVAIKGIWCVPTYSNPTGITYSDEVVDRLANMKTGSEDFMVLWDNAYLVHHLTEDKHSAKNLLTACKVAGNPDRAWMFCSTSKITFPGAGVSALGASKRNIDLVAKELSFQTIGFDKINQMRHVKFLKNKTHISQHMDDHARILKPKFDLINQKLTDYFADKDYVKWTEPKGGYFVHLTTKNGCATDIVHALAEIGVAITEAGATYPYGDNPKDNSIRLAPTPVSLQDLDAAMDAICLCIESISLKKELSL, encoded by the coding sequence ATGAAACAATCAGCAGAAGAGTTAACAAAATATTATAATCACCTAAAAATAATTTATAACAAATATGTAGAGCAACCTTTGAATTTAAATATAAAAAGAGGCATACCGAGTAAGGAACAATTACAATTATCGGAACCAATGTTGGACGTATTTTCTTCCTCATCAGATTTTATGAGTCAAGGTAACGTAGATATTCGCAATTATGGAGAATTAACTGGTATTTATGAAGCTAAAAAGTTATTTTCTGAACTTTTAGAAACCGACTTTGATGAGATTTTGATTGGAGGCAACTCTAGTTTAAGTTTGATGCACTTAGCAATCGTATCTAATCTATTTTCCAGAAATAAAGGCCATCTTTCTAATGAAACAATTAAGTTTTTATGCCCCAGTCCAGGATATGATCGTCATTTTGCAATGACAGAAAATTTAGGTATTGAGATGATCTCGATTGAATTAAAAGAAGATGGTCCTGATATGGATGAAGTAGAAAGACTTGTAGAGAATGATGTTGCTATAAAAGGAATTTGGTGTGTTCCTACGTATAGTAATCCAACAGGTATAACCTACTCAGATGAAGTGGTTGATCGCTTAGCCAATATGAAGACAGGATCAGAGGATTTCATGGTTCTTTGGGACAATGCTTACCTTGTGCATCATTTGACGGAAGATAAGCATTCAGCTAAAAATCTATTAACAGCTTGTAAAGTTGCTGGGAATCCAGATCGTGCATGGATGTTTTGTTCAACATCAAAAATCACTTTTCCCGGTGCCGGTGTATCAGCTTTAGGAGCAAGTAAACGTAATATTGACTTAGTAGCAAAAGAACTTTCTTTTCAAACGATTGGATTTGATAAAATCAATCAAATGCGTCATGTGAAGTTTTTAAAAAATAAAACCCATATCTCTCAACATATGGACGACCATGCACGTATTTTAAAACCGAAATTTGATTTGATCAATCAAAAACTAACGGATTATTTTGCAGATAAAGATTATGTGAAATGGACAGAACCAAAAGGTGGTTATTTTGTTCATTTGACTACCAAAAACGGATGTGCAACTGATATTGTTCATGCATTAGCTGAAATTGGCGTTGCCATAACAGAAGCGGGTGCAACATATCCATATGGTGATAATCCTAAAGATAATAGCATTCGCTTGGCACCAACACCGGTATCATTACAGGATTTAGATGCAGCAATGGACGCCATTTGTTTATGTATTGAATCTATTAGTTTGAAAAAAGAATTATCTTTGTAA
- a CDS encoding OadG-related small transporter subunit, with protein sequence MFNIDYTALQQGLELMGYGMVGIFMVLGILFLACTGLVKWFSNKN encoded by the coding sequence ATGTTTAATATTGACTATACAGCCTTACAACAAGGTTTAGAATTAATGGGGTATGGAATGGTTGGTATTTTTATGGTATTAGGGATTCTTTTCTTAGCTTGTACTGGTTTAGTCAAATGGTTTTCCAATAAGAATTAA
- a CDS encoding biotin/lipoyl-containing protein: MKNYEITVNGKLYQVSVKEIDGELNKNKEKEPLKSAKSSVDQMEGVTITAPMPGRILSVKVQENQSVKAGETVCLLEAMKMENEIVAPVDGVVSQIKAQSNQSVEVGEVLILITPN, translated from the coding sequence ATGAAAAATTATGAGATAACAGTAAATGGTAAATTGTATCAGGTTTCAGTAAAGGAAATTGATGGGGAATTGAATAAGAATAAAGAAAAGGAACCCCTAAAATCGGCTAAAAGCAGCGTGGATCAGATGGAAGGAGTAACAATTACAGCTCCTATGCCAGGAAGGATTTTGTCTGTTAAGGTACAAGAAAATCAATCCGTAAAAGCAGGTGAAACAGTCTGTCTATTAGAAGCAATGAAGATGGAAAATGAAATTGTTGCTCCGGTTGATGGTGTCGTCTCGCAAATAAAGGCTCAATCTAATCAATCGGTAGAAGTTGGAGAAGTTTTAATCTTGATTACTCCAAATTAA